In Silene latifolia isolate original U9 population chromosome X, ASM4854445v1, whole genome shotgun sequence, the following proteins share a genomic window:
- the LOC141620821 gene encoding putative RING-H2 finger protein ATL21A, with protein MALNLDKTRFNPDGITKKFWLYKCSNDDSLADYDRIDCLSGSDYTVISTEVDILKNEPNSMCKLVTILNVPVSSTYSMQLSEISTINLNWDGSIVPPLAPGKDSKSGFSSAPPQLGLALCICGLVMIVIFGYCRYRRRRNQQATAIINPNTVTTTTTDIEGLDQVTIDSYPMVVIGESGRLIKADNNACPICLSDYRPKETLKILPECLHRFHVECIDQWLSSKGVCPICRTSPPRISLHR; from the exons ATGGCTCTTAATCTCGACAAAACCCGTTTCAACCCAGATGGGATTACGAAGAAATTTTGGTTGTACAAATGTTCTAATGACGATAGTTTAGCTGATTATGATCGAATTGATTGCCTAAGTGGGTCGGATTATACTGTAATTAGCACCGAGGTGGATATATTGAAGAATGAGCCTAATTCGATGTGCAAGTTAGTTACGATTTTGAATGTTCCGGTATCATCCACCTATTCTATGCAACTCAGTGAAATTTCCACCATCAATCTTAATTGGGACG GAAGTATTGTGCCTCCTCTAGCTCCGGGAAAAGACTCGAAATCTGGATTTTCTTCAGCCCCACCACAATTAGGGTTAGCCCTATGCATCTGTGGATTGGTGATGATAGTTATATTTGGTTATTGTCGATATCGAAGGAGGAGAAACCAGCAAGCTACCGCGATAATTAACCCAAACACAGTAACTACGACTACAACAGACATTGAGGGTCTCGATCAGGTGACAATCGACTCATACCCAATGGTTGTGATTGGTGAGAGCGGTCGCCTTATCAAAGCCGACAACAATGCTTGTCCGATTTGCCTTTCCGATTATCGTCCTAAGGAAACATTGAAAATTCTGCCGGAGTGTCTTCATCGATTCCATGTTGAATGTATTGATCAGTGGCTTAGCTCTAAAGGCGTTTGTCCCATTTGTCGAACTTCTCCTCCTCGCATTTCCTTGCATCGTTGA
- the LOC141620822 gene encoding putative RING-H2 finger protein ATL21A, which translates to MQILKNFILSHLILSLLAFVKCLDTYTNTNTNTNTNTYRDTDTVDCPVQVCSYDDPISRYVQFPFQLRNESLPMFCGYSGFDLLCDSSYKLLIDLPNSGVFAVQAIDYVNQEIWLNDPNNCLPKTLLSFNLSNFDNSPFNLVQELHQLYWIYNCSIGYTKTLGNVTPVRCLSNLRYDVVASPVEVITINATSSRCSYLGTIQIPTWSQSDKVQSLDLGTGIRLSWAGPECGECYMKGGRCGFKSYSSLDVGCFNIPHNGLRKKTLVAIALAFTAPFVFFTCCITYLTIRAICSRRRRLNLINIALATPTTQQPHTVVVNGLDRSTIESYPKVVLGESRRLPKADDKICPICLGEYLAKETLRTLPHCGHCFHAECVDEWLELNASCPVCRNTPPNNSGIT; encoded by the exons ATGCAAATCCTCAAGAATTTCATACTTTCCCACCTCATACTCTCATTATTAGCCTTTGTAAAATGTCTCGACACGTACACGAACACAAACACGAACACGAATACGAACACGTACAGGGACACAGACACAGTCGATTGCCCCGTACAAGTGTGCAGCTACGACGACCCAATTAGCCGATACGTACAATTCCCGTTCCAACTCCGAAACGAGTCCCTCCCAATGTTTTGCGGGTACTCGGGTTTTGATTTGTTATGTGATTCATCTTATAAGCTACTAATTGACCTTCCAAATTCAGGGGTGTTCGCTGTTCAAGCTATAGACTACGTCAATCAAGAAATATGGCTAAATGATCCGAATAATTGTCTTCCTAAAACACTTCTTTCATTTAATTTATCGAATTTTGATAATTCTCCGTTTAATCTTGTCCAAGAATTGCATCAATTATATTGGATATATAATTGTTCAATTGGTTATACCAAGACTTTAGGTAACGTAACACCGGTACGTTGTTTAAGTAATTTACGATACGACGTTGTTGCTAGTCCGGTTGAGGTTATAACTATCAATGCTACCTCTAGTAGGTGTAGTTATTTGGGTACTATCCAAATTCCTACCTGGTCGCAGTCGGATAAGGTACAATCTTTGGATCTTGGTACGGGTATCCGACTCTCTTGGGCCGGACCCGAATGTGGGGAGTGTTACATGAAAGGTGGGCGATGTGGTTTCAAGAGCTATTCTAGCTTGGACGTCGGCTGCTTTAATATTCCGCACAATG GATTACGAAAGAAAACACTAGTGGCGATCGCTTTGGCATTTACAGCACCATTCGTATTCTTCACATGTTGCATTACATACCTCACAATTCGAGCGATTTGCTCCAGAAGAAGAAGACTTAACTTAATAAACATAGCTCTTGCAACACCAACAACTCAACAACCGCACACAGTCGTCGTGAATGGTCTCGACAGGTCGACAATTGAGTCGTATCCAAAAGTTGTCTTAGGCGAGAGTCGGCGTCTACCAAAGGCAGATGATAAGATTTGCCCTATTTGTTTGGGAGAGTATTTGGCTAAGGAAACTCTTAGAACTTTACCACATTGTGGACATTGTTTCCATGCAGAATGTGTTGATGAATGGCTTGAATTGAATGCATCTTGTCCTGTTTGCCGGAATACTCCGCCTAATAATTCTGGAATTACTTAA
- the LOC141618503 gene encoding pentatricopeptide repeat-containing protein ELI1, chloroplastic-like, whose protein sequence is MNRRLLFPLRTFATQIAQFVENAPLTSTICIPNGRIRDSSKSHRNDNARKVFDEMSQRDSVTCGNMISGYSQNNGIVDKQSLINAFPDGNVRSWTAMLTGYAKAGRIEDARRLFDYMPERNVISWNAMITAYAKGGELVSARRLFDVMPERNTSSWNAMITGYCHRELMREARELFEQMPERNAVSWMVMMSGYNEIGWFAEVWNVFGRMHWSGVMPDQPMFVVVLSALKGFMNLGLVDCLRSVVLKSGYEADVIVGTAILNAYAKSGRLDLAIVFFNGMSFRNEYSCTTMIATFSQCGRLEDAITVYKRIPEQTVDTQTAMMTAYAQNGRIREAEDLFKLIKFPNIVTWNAMIAGYSQNGMLDNAKDVFHRMRIRNSTSWAAMISGLAQNGLCEEALNMFTELHRVGNFPTHSCITSSLFACANLGAIEMGKQIHALVIKRRSQYNSYVGTALISMYSKCKNIEDVSQVFSTMGIKDTVSWNSLLSGLVHNNLLEKARDTFEKMPDRDVVSWTALLSAYVQDGQINIALQIFRDMLFKGLMPNELTLTSLLSASGTVGAPKLGEQIHSLLQKLGLDSNLFVNNALITMYFKFGTNGGFAVFEDMVERDIVSWNAVLAGCAHNGLGKEAVDIFKRMEGDGLLPDEMSFLGVLCACSRAGLVEQGRAYLKSMLEDYSLKPLIYHYTCVVDLLGRTGKLYEAEALIESMPVKPDCVIWEALLGACRIHRNMEVAERVASRLHEMGAYNSGTCVLLSNLYASQGRWDKVEETRELMKANRLTKEPAISWIHISNKLYTFHTADKAHDRMEDVLELLKTYYRCLKMTGYVPDTDFVHHDIEEEQKENQLLVHSEKLALAFGILRTPDKSPILIMKNLRICGDCHTFMKFMSKVTERKIVIRDRKRFHHFRAGVCSCGDYW, encoded by the coding sequence ATGAATCGCCGTCTTTTGTTTCCGTTGCGCACTTTTGCAACTCAAATTGCACAATTCGTAGAAAATGCTCCTCTTACTTCCACTATATGCATACCCAATGGAAGAATCAGAGATTCGAGCAAATCTCACCGAAACGACAATGCCCGGAAAGTGTTCGACGAAATGTCTCAAAGAGATTCTGTGACCTGTGGCAATATGATTTCTGGGTATTCCCAAAACAATGGTATAGTTGATAAACAGTCACTTATTAATGCATTTCCTGATGGAAATGTGCGATCTTGGACTGCAATGTTAACCGGGTATGCGAAAGCAGGTCGAATTGAGGATGCTAGGAGATTGTTTGATTATATGCCGGAAAGGAATGTGATTTCTTGGAATGCTATGATTACTGCGTATGCGAAAGGCGGAGAGTTGGTTTCTGCTAGGAGATTGTTTGATGTGATGCCTGAGAGGAATACTTCGTCTTGGAATGCTATGATTACCGGGTATTGTCATAGGGAGTTAATGAGGGAGGCAAGGGAGCTCTTTGAGCAAATGCCGGAAAGAAATGCGGTTTCTTGGATGGTTATGATGTCCGGGTATAATGAGATTGGTTGGTTTGCAGAAGTTTGGAATGTATTTGGGAGGATGCATTGGAGTGGTGTGATGCCGGACCAACCTATGTTTGTCGTTGTTTTGTCAGCTTTGAAAGGTTTTATGAATTTGGGATTAGTTGATTGTTTGCGTAGTGTTGTGCTGAAATCTGGGTATGAGGCGGACGTGATTGTTGGAACTGCAATTTTAAATGCCTATGCGAAAAGCGGGAGGTTAGATTTAGCAATTGTCTTCTTCAATGGAATGTCTTTCAGGAACGAATACTCCTGCACAACGATGATTGCTACATTTTCTCAGTGTGGGAGATTGGAAGATGCTATTACCGTCTATAAAAGGATTCCGGAGCAGACTGTGGATACGCAAACAGCTATGATGACTGCCTATGCTCAGAATGGTAGAATCCGGGAGGCAGAGGATTTATTCAAACTGATTAAATTTCCAAATATAGTAACTTGGAATGCTATGATTGCCGGATATTCCCAAAATGGAATGCTTGATAATGCAAAAGATGTATTTCATCGCATGCGCATCAGAAATTCAACGTCTTGGGCTGCCATGATTTCGGGACTTGCCCAGAATGGACTATGTGAAGAAGCTTTGAATATGTTTACCGAGCTCCATAGGGTCGGAAACTTTCCTACCCATTCTTGCATCACTAGCTCGCTATTTGCCTGCGCTAACCTTGGAGCTATTGAGATGGGTAAGCAAATACATGCCTTGGTGATCAAAAGACGAAGTCAGTATAACTCTTACGTTGGAACTGCACTAATATCTATGTATTCCAAGTGTAAGAACATAGAAGATGTTTCTCAAGTTTTCAGTACCATGGGAATAAAGGACACTGTTTCATGGAATTCTCTGCTCAGTGGTCTTGTACACAATAACCTACTGGAGAAAGCCCGTGATACCTTTGAGAAAATGCCTGATCGTGATGTCGTGTCATGGACTGCTTTACTATCTGCTTACGTTCAAGATGGTCAGATTAACATTGCCCTGCAAATTTTCAGGGACATGTTGTTTAAAGGGTTGATGCCTAATGAGTTAACCCTAACAAGCCTATTAAGTGCGTCTGGGACCGTTGGTGCTCCTAAGCTTGGGGAGCAAATTCATTCATTGCTCCAAAAGCTTGGACTAGACTCAAATTTATTTGTAAATAATGCTCTAATTACAATGTATTTCAAATTCGGAACTAATGGGGGATTTGCAGTCTTTGAAGACATGGTTGAAAGAGACATCGTCTCCTGGAACGCTGTCTTGGCAGGTTGTGCACACAATGGACTTGGCAAAGAGGCTGTTGATATTTTTAAAAGGATGGAAGGTGACGGTCTTTTGCCTGATGAAATGAGTTTTCTGGGTGTTTTATGTGCTTGTAGTCGAGCTGGCTTAGTGGAACAAGGACGGGCTTATTTGAAATCCATGCTCGAAGATTACAGTTTAAAACCACTGATATACCACTATACTTGCGTAGTTGACCTTCTTGGTCGAACTGGTAAACTATATGAAGCCGAAGCATTAATTGAAAGCATGCCTGTAAAACCCGATTGTGTAATTTGGGAGGCGCTTCTTGGTGCGTGTAGAATCCATCGCAACATGGAGGTTGCTGAGCGAGTTGCTAGTAGGCTTCATGAGATGGGTGCATATAATTCTGGAACGTGTGTGTTGTTGTCGAATCTGTATGCTTCTCAAGGCAGATGGGATAAAGTAGAAGAAACAAGGGAGCTAATGAAAGCTAACCGACTGACGAAAGAGCCTGCAATCAGTTGGATTCACATAAGTAACAAGCTCTATACTTTCCACACAGCTGATAAGGCTCATGATCGAATGGAAGATGTTCTCGAATTGTTGAAAACGTACTACAGATGTTTGAAGATGACGGGTTATGTTCCTGACACCGATTTTGTTCACCATGATATCGAAGAGGAGCAAAAAGAGAACCAACTCCTGGTCCATAGTGAGAAACTTGCTCTTGCCTTTGGAATTTTGAGGACACCGGATAAGTCCCCGATTCTAATTATGAAGAACCTTCGTATTTGTGGTGATTGCCATACTTTCATGAAGTTCATGTCCAAGGTCACAGAAAGGAAGATTGTTATTCGAGATAGAAAAAGATTCCATCATTTCCGTGCTGGCGTGTGTTCATGTGGCGATTACTGGTGA
- the LOC141618505 gene encoding cyclic nucleotide-gated ion channel 1, with protein sequence MKYKQEKVVRFEEWVPQKNRDGQYYYQDDGQPGKFRRSLSSCYYGFKGGMESISERLKNIGKHLSSNSSWSKKKVLDPQGPFLQKWNKIFIISCVIAVWIDPLFFYIPVVDHKKKCLGLDHKLQAAASVLRSFTDIFYLLHIIFQFRTGYIAPSSRVFGRGVLVEDAKEIAKRYLCSYFLIDILAVLPLPQVAIIIIVPKLKGSKSLNTKNLLKFLVLFQYIPRILRVFPLYKEVTRSTGILTETAWAGAFFNLLLYMLASHVAGAFWYLFSIERETQCWNHACKKISCTIGTLYCDMNPGDNTRLDDFCPINFDGDGPPPFDFGMFLKALTSGIVDTTDFPKKFLFCFWWGLQNLSSLGQNLQTSTYVWENCFAILIAVAGLVLFAFLIGNMQTYLQSITTRLEEMRVKKRDAEQWMSHRLLPDHLRERIRRYDQYKWQETRGVDEESLLHNLPKDLRRDIKRHLCLDLVTRVPMFEKMDDQLLDAMCDRLKPVLYTKDSNIIREGDPVDAMVFVMRGTLLTMTTNGGRTGFFNSEYLKAGDFCGEELLTWALDPHPSANLPLSTRTVQTLTKIEAFALMADDLKFVASQFRRLHSKQLRHTFRFYSQQWRTWAACFIQAAWRRYHRKKTELALQEEEDRLQDALVRESGSSPSLGATIYASRFAGNMLRALRKNGARKVRLPERISPMLLQKPTEPDFSVED encoded by the exons ATGAAATATAAACAAGAGAAGGTTGTCAG GTTTGAGGAGTGGGTTCCACAGAAAAATCGAGATGGACAGTATTACTACCAAGATGATGGTCAGCCTGGCAAGTTCAGGAGGTCCTTGAGCTCTTGTTATTATGGCTTCAAAGGAGGCATGGAATCTATTTCTGAAAGGCTAAAAAATATCGGGAAACATCTGAGTAGCAATTCTTCATGGTCTAAGAAGAAAGTCTTAGATCCACAAGGCCCGTTTCTACAGAAGTGGAATAAAATATTTATCATATCTTGTGTTATTGCAGTCTGGATAGATCCATTGTTCTTTTACATTCCAGTGGTTGACCACAAAAAAAAGTGTCTGGGGTTGGACCACAAGTTACAGGCCGCCGCTAGTGTTTTGCGCTCCTTCACTGATATATTTTACTTGCTTCATATCATTTTCCAGTTCAGAACTGGTTATATTGCCCCCTCTTCTCGGGTATTTGGCAGAGGTGTTTTGGTTGAAGATGCCAAAGAAATCGCTAAAAGATATTTATGCTCTTACTTCTTGATTGACATTCTTGCTGTACTTCCCTTACCACAG GTGGCAATCATAATTATAGTACCGAAATTAAAAGGCTCTAAATCTTTGAATACAAAAAACCTGCTGAAGTTTCTGGTGCTCTTCCAGTATATTCCAAGGATTCTTCGAGTTTTCCCATTGTACAAAGAAGTTACAAGATCTACAGGCATCTTGACTGAAACTGCTTGGGCTGGAGCTTTCTTTAACCTATTGCTTTACATGCTTGCAAGCCAT GTAGCTGGAGCATTTTGGTATCTATTTTCTATAGAGAGGGAAACTCAATGCTGGAATCATGCTTGTAAAAAAATTTCATGCACTATTGGCACTTTATACTGTGACATGAACCCTGGAGATAACACTCGCTTGGATGATTTTTGCCCTATTAACTTTGATGGTGATGGTCCACCCCCCTTTGATTTTGGGATGTTCCTTAAAGCTCTCACGTCCGGCATAGTAGACACAACAGATTTTCCGAAGAAATTTCTATTCTGTTTTTGGTGGGGGCTGCAAAATTTAAG TTCACTTGGTCAAAACCTCCAAACAAGTACATATGTCTGGGAAAACTGCTTTGCCATTTTAATTGCCGTTGCTGGTTTGGTGCTGTTTGCCTTTCTTATAGGCAATATGCAG ACATACTTGCAATCGATAACAACACGTTTAGAGGAGATGAGAGTGAAAAAAAGAGATGCAGAGCAGTGGATGTCCCACCGTCTTCTCCCAGATCATTTGAGGGAGAGGATAAGGCGGTATGATCAATACAAGTGGCAGGAAACTAGAGGTGTAGATGAAGAGAGTTTGCTCCATAACCTTCCCAAGGATTTGAGGAGAGATATCAAGCGTCATCTTTGCTTGGATCTCGTTACCAGG GTCCCTATGTTTGAGAAAATGGATGACCAGCTACTGGATGCAATGTGCGACCGTCTCAAACCAGTACTGTACACAAAAGATAGCAACATCATTCGGGAAGGAGACCCAGTAGATGCCATGGTATTTGTGATGCGTGGCACGCTGCTTACAATGACCACAAATGGCGGGAGGACGGGTTTCTTTAACTCCGAATATTTGAAGGCAGGGGACTTTTGTGGCGAAGAACTCCTCACTTGGGCTTTGGATCCACATCCTTCAGCCAACCTCCCTCTCTCAACTCGAACCGTCCAAACTCTCACGAAAATCGAGGCTTTTGCCCTAATGGCCGATGACCTAAAATTCGTCGCCTCTCAATTCCGGCGTTTGCACAGTAAGCAACTACGGCACACATTCAGGTTTTACTCTCAGCAATGGCGGACTTGGGCAGCATGCTTTATACAGGCAGCTTGGAGGCGGTACCATAGGAAGAAGACGGAACTAGCCCTTCAAGAGGAGGAGGATCGCTTACAAGACGCTCTGGTCAGGGAAAGCGGGAGTTCCCCAAGTCTGGGTGCCACCATCTATGCCTCAAGATTTGCTGGTAATATGCTTCGTGCTTTACGGAAGAATGGGGCCCGAAAAGTGAGGTTGCCTGAGCGAATATCGCCCATGCTACTTCAGAAGCCGACAGAGCCCGATTTTTCAGTGGAAGATTAG